The segment TTTCCTATTTTACAAAAATCCCTTCCAACGCAATTTCAAGATCAATCTATAAATATTTGTTGTATAGCTCCATCGTTGCTCACGTTACGCTGAAAACAAGTCAGACAAATGATAGACGCTGTACTCAATCCTGACAAATCTTACAGCACCGGTGCTGAAAATGAGAAAACACACGAATAAACTGAGAAGGCGGAACAAAAACCCATAAGCAGCCATTTGACGTCACGAGTCTTTCTCTAGGTTTACACTGACATCTCGCGATCTAAAGCGTTAGTTGCATTGCAACGTCCAAAAATATTTTCCGGCTGTCAAATGCATGTAGTTTTATCAGTGGACTTAAAAACCATCCACACATATTGTGATTTAAGACGTTTAAACGTCAAGCTTTTTCattgtttaaaattatattaatgtgcATGTCAAACAGAAACTGGCTGAAAATAATTCAgtcgattacaaaaaaaaaaaacatctctggaCCTACTATTTGGGGACCGttcacaaatcaacatttaactAATTAGGACAACACTCAGAGGGTGCGGGTATCAAAttcagcaaaacaaacaaacaaacaaacaaaaattctgTTACAATTCAAATCTctaattaaatcatgtccagctgAATTAGGAGGATACcaacaaacaattaaataaaaaagcctTGAAACTGCAGTCCACCCAAACACAGAGCCTCCATCACAAAGGCCAGAACTACCAATAGTTGCTCCAATTGAGAAGTCATTTTGTTTTACAATTGACTTTACAATGAAAAACATGTCCAGCTGAAACACAGGAGAAAACcagatgaaaaaagaaaagaaaaaaaggaaaaaaaagaaaacagcaacatTGGACAGAAGCATCAGCTTAtagcaaattaaaattatttccgtcactaaacagaaaatattaaaaatgctgGAATACTTGACCACAGGATTAAACCTAAACTCAATCAAGTCCTGACCATTTACAGAAAAAGTGAGTACAACATCGCCATAGAGATGGACAGGCACGGGCAGACCTGACAAACTAAAGACTGCACTGCACACTAACAATGAAGTGGAAACAGAATTGCACTGTATCAACAGGCCCCAATCTCAcatatatattaagcatgtttcttCATTGGCTGtatgtttctttatttaatattgatgTGCTTTCGTAATGTGAATCCTAAGTCTAATAAATCTGGACATGAGAAAAAGGTTGACACTAAGAATGTTCCTTTTAAATAAAGCTTGAACAAGTTCAGTCCCACGGACAGCAGCCAGTTTCTATGTTAAAATAGTTTCCTACAACTAAAAGAAAGATGCATAAGCCATTTTCTTACCTCTCCAGAATCTCTCCTCCTTCGATCTGGGATCACTAGAGTATTTCCATTACTGCCCGGGACTATAGTAGAGCCGATACTCATTCTGGGTCCAACTAACATGTACCGTTTGTCTCCAGATCTGTACTGGATGCTGTGACACAGAGTTCCGTCATAATTTGGATCCTGTAAATACTTGGACGAATAGTCTGTCGATTTAGAGCACTGCATTACAATCAACACGATGATGCTGATGACAAAAAGCACTGAAACCGAGCCCAAAGTGatgatcaaataaaatgtcaCGTTGTTTTCCTCCTCGTCTTTTACTACGTTTTTCAAATCAGAAGCAGCAAAAGCCTCTTTGGGCTCCACAACTTTGACAATCACAGTCGCTGTTGCTGAGAGTGAAACGTTCCCATTGTCTTTGACCAGAATGATCAGTTTATGCTGGGCCTCGTCTGTTTCTGTGAATGAGCGAAGGGTCCTTATCTGTCCTGTATAGCGGTCCAAACTAAAGAGACTGTGGTCACTAACTTCCTGCAGTGAAAATAATAACCAGCCGTTGTATCCGATATCTGCGTCATAGGCTCTGACTTTAGTCACCAAATGACCTGCGTTCACATTACGGGGAATCTCTTCCACACCCTCAGCAGAACCGTTAGAGCTGACTGGATACAAGATCACTGGAACATTGTCGTTCTGATCCAGAATAAACACGTTCACTGTCACGTTACTGCTCAGAGACGGAGCTCCAGAGTCTGTAGCAACAACATGGAACTGGAAGGTTTTAACAGTTTCAAAATCAAAACTCTTAAGCGCATAAATGTCCCCATTCTCAGAATTAACATTAATGAAAGATGTATATTTATGTTCCTCGCTACTTTCTCTCCATATTTGATAGCTAACTATAGCATTTTCGTTTGAGTCTTTGTCAGTAGcagacacagaaaataaaaatttgccTGGACCATTATTTTCCATCACATAAAACGCATATGGGGAAAATGAGAATTCTGGAATATTGTCATTTACATCTGATATCAGAGCTGTTATAGTTTTAATAGTAGACAGCGATGGTTGTCCCGCATCTTTTGCAACTAATGTTATGTCATATTGAAATGTCGATTCTCTGTCAAGTAATCCAGAGGTAACTAAAGAATAAATATTTTCGTGTGATGACGGCATTAGTTTAAAAGGTATATCATCAGATATTGAACAAGAGATTTTTCCATTGAGCCCAGAGTCTAAATCGGTGACGCTTATCAAAGCCACTGTAGTACCAGGTCTGGAATCCTCTGGAATGGAGCTTGAAAATGATGTGACCTCTATTTCCGGTGCATTATCATTTACATCGACGATTTTTATAATTACACTTTTATCCGTCGCAAGAGGAACAATTCCTTTGTCAGATGCCTGAATATCAATTTCATATATATCTTTGACCTCAAAATCTAAAACACCTT is part of the Carassius carassius chromosome 33, fCarCar2.1, whole genome shotgun sequence genome and harbors:
- the LOC132113958 gene encoding protocadherin beta-15-like is translated as MEQRRCSHQLELNAKLAFIAVSLLFGRAVWGQTRYTILEEQKDGAAVGNIAKDLGIDPRTLKERGFRIVSTSGESMFSLNQNDGVLYVNGKIDREEVCERSTPCLINLKIALESPLEIHYVIVEILDVNDHSPLFPENEKRLEIWESALPGARYPLQAARDPDSGSNSVQTYKLSHNDHFRLEIKDREDGKIPILILHKPLDREETKNIKLGLTVFDGGRPPKSGSIKILIDVLDINDNAPVFTKEAYTVVLNENAPVGTTIVHVNATDLDEGQNGEVVYALGNNVNHNLRELFQLNPVTGEIIVKGVLDFEVKDIYEIDIQASDKGIVPLATDKSVIIKIVDVNDNAPEIEVTSFSSSIPEDSRPGTTVALISVTDLDSGLNGKISCSISDDIPFKLMPSSHENIYSLVTSGLLDRESTFQYDITLVAKDAGQPSLSTIKTITALISDVNDNIPEFSFSPYAFYVMENNGPGKFLFSVSATDKDSNENAIVSYQIWRESSEEHKYTSFINVNSENGDIYALKSFDFETVKTFQFHVVATDSGAPSLSSNVTVNVFILDQNDNVPVILYPVSSNGSAEGVEEIPRNVNAGHLVTKVRAYDADIGYNGWLLFSLQEVSDHSLFSLDRYTGQIRTLRSFTETDEAQHKLIILVKDNGNVSLSATATVIVKVVEPKEAFAASDLKNVVKDEEENNVTFYLIITLGSVSVLFVISIIVLIVMQCSKSTDYSSKYLQDPNYDGTLCHSIQYRSGDKRYMLVGPRMSIGSTIVPGSNGNTLVIPDRRRRDSGEVRKWLMHLSFSCRKLF